A section of the Gloeobacter violaceus PCC 7421 genome encodes:
- the thiS gene encoding sulfur carrier protein ThiS, producing MVETVRVNGEERTFAPGTTVSAMLAQLALEPRLLVIERNGDILHRQDWEQTTVAPGDRFEIVTVVGGG from the coding sequence GTGGTTGAAACGGTGCGCGTCAACGGCGAGGAGCGGACGTTCGCCCCTGGCACGACGGTGAGTGCGATGCTCGCCCAACTGGCCCTCGAACCGCGGCTGCTGGTCATCGAGCGCAACGGCGACATCCTGCACCGCCAGGACTGGGAGCAGACGACCGTCGCCCCTGGCGATCGCTTTGAGATTGTGACGGTGGTGGGCGGCGGTTAG
- a CDS encoding DUF1565 domain-containing protein encodes MKFSDTVVRRLVGWTLALSLLGTASASVVQAQADLERDLSMTYVDAVNGDDSTADGSKQKPFKTITRAILGSPPGVTLQLAEGEYSEATGEQFPIQLAMRNLVGNEATKGQGIKIVGGGKHVSPTFASQDATIVVGKEVTIRGVTITNPRNRGKGLWIESVSPVIAHNSFIGSLHDGIFITGASSAKVADNYFSGNIADGLTAADQSTPLIENNIFEKTGFAINVTGRSRPQIVGNTVRDNVDGIVIEGRSFPKLRNNTITGNRRSGVVVVLLASADMGTESEAGNNTFGGNGRADINNVTRPALPLVALGNKWDKPRLEGQVTAEAEIVALATRNVAPNVGFWVLVSNGKPAQLRAIKGLALKPKSQTHEGKPYQQVGTFGSQASADKLVEQLSKKGFNAIAVPAGQPTGSNLATSKPTKPTISQAPAKPPAAAATAAKPASAPQVTAKPVAPAVVAVKASPTTPPETPITKPGPLSPGAPAVKASPATPEAPVAAQVSPLPPIAPKASPVSATPVPAATTPAASATALASPVLRAPAAKPAADTAAAAGPTTATPGETVAAKPATGLAYRVLVTDSGSADLDLLKELVARVIQQMYEGKPVLQVGVFSSEDNANRLVQTLSDKGFRAILVPVNQPG; translated from the coding sequence ATGAAGTTCTCCGATACCGTGGTGCGTCGCCTAGTAGGTTGGACGCTCGCCCTGTCGCTTTTGGGAACGGCTTCAGCAAGTGTCGTTCAAGCCCAGGCAGATCTGGAGCGCGATCTGAGCATGACCTATGTCGACGCGGTCAATGGCGACGACAGCACCGCCGACGGCAGCAAACAAAAACCGTTCAAAACGATCACCCGGGCAATCCTCGGCTCGCCTCCCGGGGTGACTTTGCAGTTGGCCGAGGGCGAATACTCGGAGGCCACCGGCGAACAGTTTCCCATCCAACTGGCCATGCGCAACCTGGTGGGCAATGAAGCGACCAAAGGCCAGGGCATCAAAATCGTCGGCGGCGGCAAGCACGTCAGCCCCACCTTCGCAAGCCAGGATGCGACGATCGTCGTCGGCAAAGAAGTAACCATCCGCGGCGTGACGATCACCAACCCGCGCAACCGGGGCAAGGGCCTCTGGATCGAATCGGTCAGCCCGGTGATCGCCCACAATTCTTTTATCGGCAGCTTGCACGACGGCATCTTCATCACCGGTGCCAGCAGCGCCAAGGTGGCCGACAACTACTTTTCGGGCAACATCGCCGACGGATTGACGGCCGCGGACCAGTCCACGCCGCTTATCGAAAACAACATCTTCGAGAAGACGGGATTCGCCATCAACGTCACCGGCCGCTCCCGACCGCAGATCGTGGGCAATACCGTGCGCGACAATGTCGACGGCATCGTCATCGAAGGCCGGTCCTTCCCGAAGCTGCGAAACAATACGATCACCGGCAACCGCCGCAGCGGCGTGGTCGTCGTGCTGCTCGCCTCCGCCGATATGGGCACCGAGAGCGAAGCGGGCAACAATACCTTTGGCGGCAACGGCCGGGCCGACATCAACAATGTCACCCGGCCCGCCCTGCCGCTGGTGGCCCTGGGCAACAAGTGGGACAAACCGCGCCTCGAGGGACAGGTGACCGCCGAAGCGGAGATCGTCGCGCTCGCCACCCGCAACGTCGCCCCCAATGTCGGCTTCTGGGTGCTGGTCAGCAACGGCAAACCGGCGCAACTGCGCGCCATCAAAGGGCTTGCGCTCAAGCCCAAATCCCAGACCCATGAAGGCAAGCCATACCAACAGGTAGGCACCTTCGGCTCCCAGGCGAGCGCCGATAAGCTGGTCGAGCAATTGAGCAAAAAAGGCTTCAACGCCATTGCTGTCCCGGCCGGCCAACCCACCGGCAGCAACCTGGCCACCAGCAAACCCACCAAACCCACCATCAGCCAGGCTCCCGCCAAACCACCAGCGGCTGCCGCCACTGCCGCCAAACCGGCAAGTGCACCGCAAGTCACCGCGAAGCCTGTCGCCCCGGCGGTCGTCGCTGTCAAGGCGAGCCCAACAACCCCTCCCGAGACTCCCATCACGAAGCCAGGCCCGCTCTCCCCTGGGGCACCCGCCGTCAAAGCAAGCCCGGCTACTCCCGAAGCCCCCGTCGCCGCTCAGGTGAGCCCGCTTCCCCCTATCGCGCCCAAAGCGAGCCCTGTCTCTGCTACTCCTGTGCCCGCCGCTACAACCCCCGCCGCATCTGCCACCGCTCTGGCGAGCCCGGTCTTACGGGCACCCGCCGCTAAACCCGCTGCCGATACCGCCGCCGCCGCGGGACCGACTACCGCAACGCCGGGTGAAACCGTAGCTGCCAAACCTGCCACCGGTCTGGCCTACCGGGTGTTGGTCACAGACAGCGGCAGTGCCGATCTCGATTTGCTCAAAGAGCTGGTGGCCAGGGTGATCCAGCAAATGTACGAGGGCAAACCGGTCCTCCAGGTGGGCGTCTTCTCCTCCG
- a CDS encoding M23 family metallopeptidase: MAPSQQPDLHSPLKHLRITSRFGMRIHPIRRTRRLHKGVDLRAPTGTPVYAAADGAVEAAGRQGGYGNAVLIDHGGGWKTRYAHLDSVRVQAGAPVEAGKPIGRAGNTGLSKGPHLHFELLHNGRPVDPMPYLQAAAKPSRAASVAAAAKTILERRGYTDAQGTRSYRGHTYNFDKEGSRLTVSEPDGRGAILEVDGGRVLTDRVTARDATILGEVRRRLLAPPAPERQPSRVPLAVPDRPRPQALEHQPE, from the coding sequence ATGGCACCCTCCCAACAACCCGATTTGCACTCACCGCTCAAACATCTGCGGATTACCAGCCGCTTCGGCATGCGCATACACCCCATCCGGCGGACCCGGCGGCTGCACAAGGGAGTCGACCTGCGCGCCCCAACCGGAACCCCAGTGTACGCCGCCGCCGATGGTGCGGTAGAGGCCGCCGGGCGGCAGGGCGGCTACGGCAATGCCGTCCTCATCGATCACGGCGGCGGTTGGAAGACCCGCTACGCCCACCTCGACAGCGTCCGGGTGCAGGCAGGCGCACCCGTCGAAGCGGGCAAGCCGATTGGCCGCGCAGGAAACACCGGTCTATCGAAAGGCCCCCATCTCCACTTCGAACTGTTGCACAACGGCCGCCCGGTCGACCCGATGCCTTACTTGCAAGCCGCCGCAAAGCCCAGCCGCGCCGCTTCGGTTGCCGCCGCCGCCAAGACGATTCTCGAACGCCGCGGGTACACCGACGCTCAAGGCACACGTTCCTACCGTGGTCACACCTACAACTTCGACAAAGAGGGTTCCCGATTAACGGTGAGTGAGCCTGACGGCCGGGGGGCGATTCTCGAAGTCGACGGCGGACGAGTGCTCACCGATAGGGTGACAGCCCGGGACGCGACTATCCTCGGCGAGGTCCGGCGTCGGCTGTTGGCACCACCCGCGCCGGAGCGACAGCCCAGCCGGGTACCGCTCGCGGTTCCAGACCGCCCCCGACCACAAGCTCTGGAGCACCAGCCGGAGTGA
- a CDS encoding AbgT family transporter → MRFGSLLVAMLPYSVAFDLGWSGLFVQWYLLNLPLGPGAPLLYTRG, encoded by the coding sequence TTGCGCTTCGGATCGCTGCTTGTCGCGATGCTACCCTACTCGGTCGCCTTTGACCTCGGTTGGTCGGGCTTGTTTGTGCAGTGGTACCTACTCAACCTGCCGCTCGGGCCGGGAGCACCCCTGCTTTACACCCGCGGTTAG
- the bioF gene encoding 8-amino-7-oxononanoate synthase, with the protein MADPYGWIRADLESLHRVGWYRTTRTHNGLAGPQMDVDGKPVLQFASNDYLGLSGDERLIEAACRAVRLYGAGATGSRLLSGERDVHRELEQALAGWKGCDDCLVFSSGYLANLGTIPALVGKRDLVVGDEYNHACLRGGAELSGAVHRLYPHGDCSALESLLIEQRERHRRCLICTDSVFSMDGDLIDLARIADLARRYGCMLLVDEAHATGVLGPTGAGAVEQLGLTRSLVQMGTLSKALGSQGGYVCGSAELVDYLRNRARSFVYTTGLAPAAAAAALEAVHIARTETPRRALLRQNIARLRAGIDEIGIAQLPSDAAILCLWVGDIEATHCFAGELFEEGIFAPAVRPPTVPTSRIRLSLMATHTEAMIDSLIAALTQVSSRFS; encoded by the coding sequence GTGGCTGATCCTTACGGATGGATCCGGGCGGATCTTGAGAGCTTGCATCGGGTGGGCTGGTACCGGACGACGCGAACCCACAATGGTCTGGCCGGACCGCAAATGGATGTGGACGGCAAGCCGGTGCTTCAGTTTGCAAGCAACGACTATCTGGGCCTCAGCGGCGATGAACGGCTCATCGAGGCGGCTTGCCGGGCCGTTCGGCTCTACGGCGCCGGGGCGACCGGCTCGCGGCTTCTCAGTGGTGAGCGCGATGTGCACCGCGAGTTGGAGCAAGCCCTGGCCGGGTGGAAAGGCTGCGATGATTGCCTGGTCTTTTCGTCGGGTTATCTGGCCAATCTCGGGACGATCCCGGCGCTGGTGGGCAAGCGCGATCTGGTGGTAGGCGACGAGTACAACCACGCCTGCCTGCGCGGGGGGGCCGAATTGAGCGGTGCCGTCCACCGGCTTTATCCCCACGGCGATTGCAGCGCCCTGGAAAGCTTACTGATCGAGCAGCGCGAGCGCCACCGCCGCTGCTTGATCTGCACCGACTCGGTCTTCAGCATGGATGGCGATCTGATCGATCTGGCCCGCATCGCGGATCTGGCCCGCCGCTACGGGTGCATGCTCTTGGTGGACGAAGCCCACGCTACCGGCGTGCTCGGCCCTACCGGTGCTGGGGCGGTCGAGCAACTGGGTCTCACCCGCTCCCTGGTGCAGATGGGAACGCTCTCGAAGGCATTGGGCAGCCAGGGCGGCTACGTCTGCGGCAGTGCTGAACTTGTCGACTATCTGCGCAACCGGGCGCGCAGCTTCGTCTACACGACCGGCCTGGCTCCGGCTGCGGCAGCCGCGGCCCTGGAGGCGGTGCATATTGCCCGCACCGAGACCCCGCGCCGCGCCCTGCTCCGGCAAAACATCGCTCGCCTGCGCGCGGGTATCGATGAAATCGGCATTGCACAGCTGCCGAGCGATGCGGCCATCCTTTGCCTGTGGGTGGGCGATATCGAAGCCACCCACTGCTTTGCCGGCGAGCTGTTCGAAGAGGGCATTTTTGCCCCGGCCGTCCGGCCTCCCACCGTACCGACCAGCCGCATCCGCCTGTCTTTGATGGCTACCCACACCGAGGCGATGATCGACTCGCTGATCGCGGCCCTTACACAGGTCTCGTCGCGCTTCTCCTGA
- a CDS encoding thiamine phosphate synthase, translating into MVLRILDANLDRAREGVRVVEEWLRFGGGPGESLAECKALRQQLGRFHTERLRAARDTPHDPGTGLEHPDEGVRSSPLDVVRVNFARIQEALRVLEEYAKLVQPDLAAAAKEWRYRVYTLESTATGGDLRTRLAAARLYLVTSPHPELIEIVEHALAVGLPLVQLREKEAPARAVLDIALRLRDVTLRHGALFIVNDRVDLALACGADGVHLGQEDLPLARARALMGPRLLIGQSTHAPAEAQQAVADGADYLGVGPVYATPTKQGRTPVGLEYVRHCRESIERPGFAIGGIDRSNLEAVIAAGAERIAVVRAIMAAEDPGRTTAWFLERLNRG; encoded by the coding sequence GTGGTTCTGAGAATTCTCGATGCCAACCTCGATCGCGCCCGCGAAGGCGTGCGGGTCGTCGAAGAATGGTTGCGCTTCGGCGGCGGTCCGGGCGAGTCCCTCGCCGAGTGCAAAGCGTTGCGCCAGCAACTGGGCCGCTTTCACACCGAGCGGCTGCGCGCCGCCCGCGACACGCCCCACGACCCGGGCACCGGGCTGGAGCACCCCGACGAAGGGGTGCGTAGCAGCCCTCTGGATGTGGTAAGGGTCAATTTTGCCCGCATTCAAGAAGCCCTGCGCGTCCTAGAAGAGTACGCCAAGCTCGTCCAGCCGGATCTGGCCGCCGCGGCCAAGGAATGGCGCTACCGAGTCTATACCCTCGAAAGTACCGCCACCGGCGGCGATCTGCGCACCCGGCTTGCGGCGGCCCGGCTCTACCTGGTCACCTCGCCGCACCCCGAACTGATCGAGATCGTGGAGCACGCCCTGGCTGTGGGGTTGCCGCTGGTGCAATTGCGCGAAAAAGAAGCGCCCGCCCGCGCCGTACTCGATATCGCTCTAAGGTTGCGGGATGTCACCCTTCGCCACGGAGCGCTGTTTATAGTCAACGACCGGGTGGATCTGGCCCTCGCCTGTGGGGCGGACGGGGTGCACCTCGGCCAGGAGGATCTGCCGCTCGCTCGGGCGCGGGCTTTGATGGGACCGCGTTTGCTCATTGGCCAATCGACCCACGCCCCGGCCGAGGCGCAACAAGCCGTCGCAGACGGGGCCGATTACCTGGGCGTCGGCCCCGTCTACGCCACTCCCACCAAACAGGGGCGCACGCCCGTGGGCCTGGAGTACGTGCGCCACTGCCGCGAATCGATCGAACGACCGGGCTTCGCCATCGGCGGCATCGACCGGAGCAATCTGGAGGCGGTGATCGCCGCCGGAGCCGAGCGCATCGCGGTGGTGCGTGCGATCATGGCAGCGGAAGATCCGGGCCGCACGACCGCCTGGTTTCTGGAGAGGTTGAACCGTGGTTGA
- the tilS gene encoding tRNA lysidine(34) synthetase TilS: MSLRRRLRPALGLLPPGSGLLVAVSGGQDSLCLLKLLVDLAPERGLHLHVGHLDHRWRPGSERDAQRVAVLCNVWGVPFHLEIARTPPASEAAARAWRYCWLEQIARGLALERVVTGHTLSDRAETVLFNLLRGSGGAGLGSLDWERPLGGGVRLVRPLLGITRAETGAYCLAHHLPICIDESNANLTFRRNRIRLELMPYLREHFNPLVEQTLARTGDILHAESELLESLLDEHWHSLVQEGRLHRNTLAALPLALQRRAVRRWLSVGLGRQPNFEHIAAVLGCLSAPNRTRTSPLAHSLLVEVQGEWLGLVGG; this comes from the coding sequence CTGTCACTGCGGCGCCGCCTGCGCCCTGCCCTCGGCCTGCTGCCGCCGGGAAGCGGCCTGCTGGTCGCGGTCTCCGGCGGCCAGGATTCGCTGTGTCTATTGAAGCTGCTGGTGGATCTGGCTCCCGAGCGCGGCTTGCACCTGCACGTCGGTCACCTCGATCACCGCTGGAGGCCCGGCTCCGAGCGCGATGCCCAGAGGGTGGCGGTACTGTGCAACGTCTGGGGCGTACCTTTTCACCTGGAGATTGCCCGTACCCCACCCGCGAGCGAAGCGGCGGCCCGCGCCTGGCGCTACTGCTGGCTTGAGCAGATCGCCCGCGGTCTGGCGCTGGAGCGGGTGGTAACCGGCCATACGCTGAGTGACCGGGCCGAGACGGTCTTGTTCAACTTGCTGCGCGGCAGCGGCGGCGCCGGTCTGGGAAGCCTCGATTGGGAGCGGCCCCTGGGTGGGGGGGTACGGCTGGTCAGACCTTTATTGGGAATTACCCGCGCCGAGACCGGGGCGTATTGTCTGGCGCACCATCTGCCGATCTGCATCGATGAGAGCAACGCCAATTTGACTTTCCGCCGCAACCGCATCCGTCTGGAATTGATGCCATATCTGCGCGAGCACTTCAATCCACTGGTGGAGCAAACCCTGGCCCGAACCGGCGACATTTTGCACGCAGAATCGGAGTTGCTCGAAAGCTTGCTCGACGAACACTGGCACAGTCTGGTGCAGGAGGGACGGCTGCACCGAAATACGCTGGCTGCTTTGCCGCTTGCCTTGCAACGGCGGGCTGTGCGCCGTTGGCTGAGCGTGGGGCTGGGGAGGCAACCCAATTTCGAGCACATCGCCGCTGTCCTTGGTTGCTTGAGCGCTCCCAACCGCACCCGTACATCGCCTTTGGCCCATAGTCTGCTGGTGGAGGTGCAAGGTGAGTGGCTGGGGCTGGTCGGCGGGTAG
- a CDS encoding tetratricopeptide repeat protein encodes MDNEDTAKRLPDNHDRLFPGKDLPLLLHLELQNRLEEAITWKALGDLEKQNHNLKEAHEYYEKALAHYKENSYQIENFKKRQLSENFHSDEVDIISRYKLVTNISELKGRSRSLRILSLMVLLLTIIHAFFPTYTLLAASSSLKIGWPASTMLFYEVYVLTLVILAIFLHRGGSRQGKKQYQSISDGLEYYASRLHTKDSNSLLLESESSKQKYSLADVQSILREYLESNSLLLLPEGYGAAVYFVANLLMVVLNVYFVFQR; translated from the coding sequence ATGGACAATGAAGACACTGCCAAAAGATTGCCCGACAATCACGACAGGCTATTTCCCGGTAAAGATTTACCTTTGCTTTTGCATCTTGAGCTGCAAAATAGGCTTGAAGAAGCTATTACATGGAAAGCTTTGGGTGATTTGGAGAAGCAAAATCATAACCTGAAAGAAGCACATGAGTATTACGAGAAAGCATTGGCGCACTATAAAGAAAACAGCTACCAGATTGAAAATTTCAAGAAACGGCAACTTTCGGAAAACTTTCATAGCGATGAAGTAGATATTATATCTAGGTACAAGCTAGTTACAAACATAAGTGAATTAAAAGGTCGTTCAAGAAGCCTTAGAATACTATCTTTAATGGTTCTGTTGCTAACAATTATTCATGCTTTTTTCCCTACATACACCTTGCTTGCTGCGAGTTCATCGCTGAAGATAGGTTGGCCTGCCTCTACAATGCTATTTTACGAGGTGTATGTTTTGACTCTTGTCATTCTGGCAATATTTTTGCATCGAGGAGGATCAAGACAAGGAAAAAAGCAATACCAAAGCATTAGCGACGGTCTTGAATACTATGCTTCCCGGCTGCATACGAAAGATAGCAACAGTTTGTTGTTGGAATCAGAGTCCAGCAAACAAAAGTACTCCCTGGCAGATGTGCAGTCTATCCTTCGTGAATATTTGGAGTCTAACTCTCTGCTACTTTTGCCCGAAGGCTACGGTGCAGCCGTTTACTTTGTCGCGAATTTACTGATGGTTGTTCTCAATGTCTATTTCGTGTTTCAACGGTAG
- a CDS encoding 50S ribosomal protein L25/general stress protein Ctc — MTIPLTLKQRATGAQPRAMRREGRIPAVLYGHRGTQSLALELEQRTAEDLLKRVTINNTILPLKVERGWSGDVLLREVQHDAVGGKLLHLSFFAVAGHGSITLDLPLVFTGEAVGVKMDGGLLEKVLTQLTVNTPPTDVPEAIEVDISTMQVGDMLYVKDLVLPPGIEVVNTPDLVVAHLTPSPTGRALQSMDAAESAVEQPGEQPATAAG, encoded by the coding sequence ATGACGATACCACTGACGCTCAAACAACGGGCCACGGGCGCCCAGCCGCGGGCGATGCGCCGCGAAGGCCGCATTCCGGCAGTACTCTATGGTCATCGGGGAACCCAGTCGCTGGCGTTGGAACTTGAACAACGCACCGCTGAAGATTTACTCAAGCGTGTCACCATCAACAACACCATTTTGCCTTTGAAGGTGGAGCGGGGCTGGTCGGGCGATGTGCTTCTGCGCGAAGTGCAGCACGACGCGGTGGGCGGCAAGCTGTTGCACTTGAGCTTTTTTGCGGTCGCGGGCCACGGCAGCATTACCCTCGATTTGCCTTTGGTGTTTACCGGCGAAGCGGTAGGCGTCAAGATGGACGGCGGTCTGCTCGAAAAGGTACTCACCCAACTGACGGTCAACACCCCCCCCACGGACGTGCCTGAGGCGATCGAAGTCGATATTTCGACCATGCAAGTAGGCGACATGCTCTATGTCAAAGACCTGGTTTTGCCCCCCGGCATCGAGGTTGTCAACACCCCGGATCTGGTAGTGGCGCACCTGACCCCCTCACCGACCGGCCGCGCCCTCCAATCGATGGACGCGGCGGAGTCGGCGGTCGAACAACCCGGCGAGCAACCGGCAACGGCTGCCGGGTAA
- a CDS encoding GTPase: protein MPDETGDIVKVTKTAIEFSGAVLQILKERGVLDKVIDFFLRKESIDILVLGATGVGKSAFINALRGQSSFAIASTRENQNIEGILRGVVFNIIDTPGQVFDKEIRARAIREATRKNYVGIINIVCNGYHESEAPDLKSRNVAEALANGEPSPEYLRSCRQREIDALEEWTILLGGYEGAKWLVTVVTKADLWLTPSAKQAILNHYTQGPYEQALGEAKALRRIVCSYSSTNRLFFQRTAMSGFYTDEQRFADHNALVATILAYCANK, encoded by the coding sequence ATGCCTGACGAGACCGGTGATATCGTCAAGGTTACCAAGACAGCAATTGAATTTTCTGGAGCTGTACTTCAGATCCTTAAAGAGCGTGGAGTACTCGATAAGGTTATCGATTTTTTCTTGAGGAAAGAATCTATCGATATCCTTGTTCTTGGGGCAACAGGAGTAGGTAAATCAGCATTTATTAATGCTTTGCGTGGTCAAAGTTCATTTGCCATAGCAAGTACTAGAGAAAATCAAAATATAGAAGGGATTCTTCGAGGAGTTGTGTTCAACATTATTGACACTCCTGGACAAGTGTTTGATAAAGAGATTCGCGCCAGAGCAATTAGGGAAGCAACGAGAAAAAACTACGTTGGAATCATTAATATTGTCTGCAATGGTTACCATGAATCGGAAGCTCCAGATTTAAAGAGTCGAAATGTCGCTGAAGCCCTCGCTAACGGAGAGCCGTCACCTGAATACCTTCGCAGTTGTCGCCAAAGAGAAATCGATGCTCTTGAAGAGTGGACAATCTTGCTTGGTGGTTATGAAGGTGCAAAGTGGTTGGTGACAGTTGTTACGAAAGCCGATCTCTGGCTGACACCTAGTGCAAAGCAAGCAATACTCAATCACTACACGCAAGGTCCTTATGAACAAGCGTTAGGCGAGGCAAAAGCATTGCGGCGCATTGTGTGCTCGTACTCGTCTACTAATAGGCTTTTCTTTCAAAGAACAGCCATGAGTGGCTTTTACACGGATGAGCAACGCTTCGCAGATCATAATGCATTGGTTGCCACAATTTTGGCTTACTGCGCTAATAAATGA